In the genome of Abyssalbus ytuae, the window CATTACGTTAAAGAATCAATGACATCTTTACGCTTTAACCGTTTTAAAAAGTGTTTCGAAAAATTTTATCTTTCTTATGAAATCAATTTACGAAAACCTGATACAGAAATTTATAAATTTGTTCTTTCCCAAAATAATTTGAAAGCTGATGAATGCCTTTTCATTGATGACACCCCAGAAAATACTCTTTCAGCTTCCCAATTAGGAATTAAAACATGGACGTTAATACCGGGAGAACAAGATATTGTTAACATTTTTAATCAAAATTTCAACTTTTGACATCTTTAATTTTTAGTGTATTACTTTCTACTTTATTGTTTGTAATATTTAAATTGTTTGCTAAATACAATATAAATGTGTTACAGGCAATTGTGGTTAATTACATAGTAGCCTGTGTATTTGGTTTGATTTTATATCCGGAATCCTATTCGATTAGTGATATTCCTGCCAGACCTTGGTTTATGGGAGCTTTCCTTCTGGGTTTCTTGTTTATAAGTGTTTTTAACATAATGGCAGCCACCTCGCAAAAAAATGGTCTTTCAGTAGCATCAGTTGCCGGAAAAATGTCAGTGGTCATACCCATAATTTTTGGAGTGATAATTTATTCGGAACAATTGGGTATTATCAAAATTGCAGGAATTATACTGGCATTAATAGCTGTTTATCTGGTATCGGTTAAAGAAGGTGGTATTCATATTAAAAAAAATCAATTAATATACCCGGTCCTTCTTTTTCTTGGCTCCGGTATTATAGATACCAGCTTAAAATATTTTGAAACTAATTATGTAGGAAAGAATGAAATACCTTTATTTTCTGCTACTATTTTTGCTTTTGCAGCTATTGCCGGGATAATTATTTTAGCATATAAAGTGTTTGTTAAAAATGAATTAATAACCTTAAAAAATATTCTCGGAGGTATTTGTTTAGGAATATTTAATTACTATTCCATTTATTACCTCATAAAAGCATTACGCAGTGATTCTTTAAACAGTG includes:
- a CDS encoding EamA family transporter; this translates as MTSLIFSVLLSTLLFVIFKLFAKYNINVLQAIVVNYIVACVFGLILYPESYSISDIPARPWFMGAFLLGFLFISVFNIMAATSQKNGLSVASVAGKMSVVIPIIFGVIIYSEQLGIIKIAGIILALIAVYLVSVKEGGIHIKKNQLIYPVLLFLGSGIIDTSLKYFETNYVGKNEIPLFSATIFAFAAIAGIIILAYKVFVKNELITLKNILGGICLGIFNYYSIYYLIKALRSDSLNSAAVFTINNVAIVMLTTIVGILLFREKLIPKNWVGIFIAVISIVLVAFS